The following coding sequences are from one Lolium rigidum isolate FL_2022 chromosome 6, APGP_CSIRO_Lrig_0.1, whole genome shotgun sequence window:
- the LOC124662776 gene encoding probable nucleoredoxin 2: MVGDPEVEGAPELETGGVRAVLPVGSLVSPSGDEVQLPELEGKVVALYFAANWYPRCEAFTPALAAAYGQLRDRGAGFEVVFVSCDEDAPSFERFHRGMPWPAVPFGDLRRKKGLSQAFQVEGIPRLVVLAPDGEVICSDAVELVLRYGDPAFPFTPARVAELEADEQSKFASQTLEKLFSVSYVNGGNDQVPISSLVGKTVGLYFSAHRCEPCLKFTARLAAIYVNLKGKSEDFEIVYIPMDKEEDGYLRSCGDMPWLALPYDGDGASSRALARYFDVREIPTLVVIGPDGKTVTREGRNLVNLYFDMAFPFTDEQIRMLREVEDEEAKAYTPSLLHAGHRHELSIVSGKSGGGPYICCECDEQGFGWAYQCIACGYEIHLRCGRNVVDGGSAGTAGP, from the exons ATGGTCGGAGACCCGGAGGTGGAGGGAGCGCCGGAGCTGGAGACCGGAGGCGTCCGCGCCGtgctgcccgtcggctccctcgtCTCGCCTTCCGGGGACGAG GTGCAGCTTCCGGAGCTGGAGGGCAAGGTGGTCGCCCTGTACTTCGCGGCCAACTGGTACCCGAGGTGCGAGGCCTTCACCCCGGCGCTGGCCGCCGCGTACGGCCAGCTCAGGGACCGCGGCGCCGGCTTCGAGGTCGTCTTCGTCTCCTGCGACGAGGACGCGCCGTCCTTCGAGCGGTTCCACCGCGGCATGCCGTGGCCCGCCGTGCCCTTCGGGGACCTCCGGCGCAAGAAGGGCCTCAGCCAGGCGTTCCAGGTCGAGGGCATCCCGCGCCTCGTGGTGCTGGCTCCCGACGGCGAGGTCATATGCTCCGACGCCGTCGAGCTCGTGCTTCGGTATGGTGATCCGGCGTTCCCGTTCACGCCGGCGAGGGTGGCGGAGCTGGAGGCCGACGAGCAGAGCAAGTTCGCCTCCCAGACGCTGGAGAAGCTCTTCTCCGTCAGCTACGTGAATGGTGGCAACGACCAG GTTCCGATATCGAGCCTAGTGGGGAAGACGGTGGGGCTCTACTTCTcggcgcaccggtgcgagccctgCCTCAAGTTCACCGCGCGGCTGGCCGCCATATACGTCAACCTGAAGGGCAAGTCGGAGGACTTCGAGATCGTGTACATCCCtatggacaaggaggaggacgggTACCTGCGGTCGTGCGGCGACATGCCGTGGCTGGCGCTGCcctacgacggcgacggcgcgtcGTCGCGGGCGCTGGCCAGGTACTTCGACGTCCGGGAGATCCCCACGCTGGTGGTGATCGGGCCCGACGGCAAGACGGTGACGAGGGAGGGGAGGAACCTGGTGAACCTCTACTTCGACATGGCGTTCCCCTTCACCGACGAGCAGATCAGGATGCtgcgggaggtggaggacgaggaggccAAGGCGTACACGCCGTCGCTTCTCCACGCCGGCCACCGCCACGAGCTGAGCATCGTGTCGGGCAAGTCCGGGGGAGGGCCGTACATCTGCTGCGAGTGCGACGAGCAGGGGTTCGGCTGGGCGTACCAGTGCATCGCCTGCGGCTACGAGATACACCTCAGGTGCGGCCGGAACGTCGTCGACGGTGGCAGTGCGGGGACGGCCGGTCCGTAG
- the LOC124665448 gene encoding subtilisin-like protease SBT3.5 has protein sequence MDFHSSRPRFSACLLFCLCLTISISRAYGTQKMYIVYLGEKKHDDAALVTASHHDMLSTILGSKEEALASITYSYKHGFSGFAAMLTDDQAQHLADLPEVISVTPNQNHELMTTRSWDFLGMNLDQQPPNLDHQPPNKLLQRSKYGEDVIIGIFDTGIWPESRSFSDHGYGPIPSRWKGVCQLGQAWEGTNCSRKIIGARYYPAGLDKADQEANYMSPRDINGHGTHTASTAAGAVVEGVSLHGLGVGVARGGAPRARIAVYKVAWQTTKRVELSSIAVLAALDDAIHDGVDVLCLPIVLNDDSFGALHAVQKGITVVYGAGNSGPRPQVISNTAPWVITVAATKIDRSFPTAITMGNNQTLVGQSLYYLLKNESSSEFKPLVHGGSCSGEALNGTIINGKVVLCILENFGPTQDILPEIITNVKSGGAFGAIFALYTIDALSSTDDCLGMACVIVDIDIGFQTATYIGSQRLPIVKIEPARNITGKQVPAPKVAFFSSRGPSVKYPTVLKPDIAAPGVNILAAIGDGYGFDSGNSMSTPHVAGIVALLKAVHPHWSHAALKSAIVTTASTKDEYGNPMLAEALPRKVADPFDYGGGNINPNAAVDPGLVYDIDPRDYNKFFSCNMQKYKICNITTTLPGYHLNLPSIAIPELRRPIKVQRAVTNVGNVDAVYQSDIQSPLGVKIKVDPPTLVFNATQKVHSFKVSITPLWKVQGDYTFGSLTWHNERHSVRIPIAVRITIQDFYADVA, from the exons ATGGATTTTCACTCTTCCCGTCCGCGTTTTTCAGCTTGCCTCTTATTCTGCTTATGCCTTACGATAAGCATAAGCAGAGCATATGGAACTCAAAAG ATGTATATCGTCTACCTGGgagagaagaaacatgacgacgcTGCTCTGGTCACAGCTTCACACCATGACATGCTCAGCACCATTCTTGGAAG CAAGGAAGAGGCATTGgcctccatcacttatagctacaagCATGGCTTCTCAGGCTTCGCGGCAATGCTAACAGATGACCAGGCACAACATCTTGCAG ACCTACCTGAAGTTATCAGCGTTACTCCCAATCAGAATCACGAGTTGATGACCACAAGAAGCTGGGACTTCCTTGGCATGAACCTGGACCAGCAGCCACCTAACCTGGACCACCAGCCACCTAATAAACTTCTGCAGAGGAGCAAATATGGAGAAGACGTAATTATTGGGATATTTGACACTG GGATCTGGCCTGAATCAAGAAGCTTCAGCGACCACGGATACGGACCAATACCGTCAAGATGGAAGGGAGTGTGTCAGCTGGGACAGGCCTGGGAGGGCACCAACTGCAGCAGGAAGATCATAGGTGCACGGTACTATCCGGCTGGACTGGATAAAGCTGACCAAGAGGCGAATTACATGTCTCCACGGGACATAAATGGGCATGGAACGCACACCGCATCCACAGCAGCCGGTGCAGTGGTGGAGGGAGTCAGCCTCCATGGCCTTGGAGTAGGGGTGGCACGTGGAGGTGCGCCCCGAGCGCGCATTGCTGTGTACAAGGTCGCGTGGCAGACCACAAAAAGGGTGGAGCTTTCTAGCATCGCAGTGCTAGCAGCTCTGGATGATGCAATTCATGATGGAGTAGATGTATTATGCTTACCAATCGTCCTCAATGATGATTCCTTTGGTGCACTCCATGCAGTTCAGAAGGGTATTACCGTTGTTTATGGCGCGGGAAATAGCGGGCCTCGACCACAAGTCATTTCTAACACAGCTCCTTGGGTCATTACAGTCGCAGCGACCAAGATTGACCGGTCTTTTCCAACAGCAATTACAATGGGAAACAATCAAACCTTAGTG GGTCAGTCACTGTATTACCTGCTAAAAAATGAGTCCTCGAGTGAGTTCAAACCACTTGTACACGGTGGAAG TTGCTCAGGGGAAGCGCTAAATGGCACGATAATCAACGGCAAAGTTGTCCTATGCATTTTAGAAAATTTTGGCCCAACACAAGACATTCTCCCAGAAATCATAACAAATGTTAAAAGTGGTGGGGCATTTGGTGCTATTTTTGCTCTATATACCATAGATGCTCTTTCGAGCACCGATGATTGTTTGGGCATGGCGTGTGTAATTGTTGACATTGATATTGGGTTTCAAACTGCAACATACATCGGAAGCCAGAG ATTGCCCATTGTGAAGATTGAGCCAGCAAGAAATATTACAGGGAAACAAGTTCCTGCTCCAAAAGTGGCATTCTTCTCTTCAAGAGGGCCATCCGTCAAATACCCTACAGTTCTTAAG CCTGACATAGCCGCACCTGGAGTCAACATCTTGGCAGCCATAGGAGATGGATATGGCTTCGACTCAGGGAATTCAATGTCAACCCCACATGTAGCAGGCATCGTAGCATTGCTAAAGGCTGTCCATCCTCATTGGTCTCATGCTGCCCTAAAATCAGCAATTGTTACCACCG CATCGACCAAGGATGAATATGGCAATCCAATGTTAGCAGAAGCACTACCCCGGAAAGTTGCCGACCCATTTGACTATGGAGGGGGTAACATAAATCCGAATGCAGCTGTGGATCCTGGCCTTGTTTACGACATCGATCCAAGAGATTACAACAAGTTCTTCTCCTGCAACATGCAGAAATACAAGATTTGCAACATTACAACAACATTGCCAGGCTATCACCTAAACCTGCCTTCTATTGCCATTCCTGAACTAAGGCGGCCGATTAAGGTGCAGCGAGCAGTCACAAACGTGGGAAATGTGGATGCAGTTTACCAATCCGACATACAGTCTCCCCTAGGAGTCAAGATCAAAGTTGATCCACCAACCCTAGTCTTCAATGCCACACAGAAAGTGCACTCCTTCAAGGTTAGCATAACACCTCTGTGGAAGGTGCAAGGGGACTACACTTTTGGCAGCCTAACTTGGCACAACGAGCGCCACTCAGTGAGGATCCCAATAGCAGTCCGGATCACAATCCAGGATTTCTACGCCGACGTTGCATAG